The Apium graveolens cultivar Ventura chromosome 6, ASM990537v1, whole genome shotgun sequence genome contains a region encoding:
- the LOC141664709 gene encoding uncharacterized protein LOC141664709 codes for METATVEVAAEGTWMSPIYDYIANGILPEGKEVARKLKYKATRYGVPYKLIYDNGKQFDGKKMKQLCEELHIKKGFSAVCHPQSNGQTEAINKITKHTLKEKFEESKGCWPEELHRVLWFYNTTPRTITGESPFTLTYGCEAMVTVEIGAGSFRRENYDLNNNEINHRLYLDLLEEVRENSQLKLAAYQQRTMKYFDKKVRARPLRVGDLVLRRMMPNMRTPGHGVFGANGKVPTPSRQFCGKERTT; via the exons ATGGAGACTGCCACAGTTGAAGTAGCAGCTGAGGGAACCTGGATGAGTCCTATTTATGACTACATAGCAAATGGAATTCTTCCAGAAGGAAAGGAAGTGGCAAGGAAATTAAAGTATAAAGCTACTAG GTATGGAGTACCTTACAAGTTAATTTATGACAATGGGAAGCAGTTTGACGGTAAAAAGATGAAACAGTTATGTGAGGAACTTCACATAAAGAAAGGGTTCTCAGCAGTGTGCCATCCACAAAGTAATGGTCAGACCGAGGCCATTAACAAGATCACAAAGCACACTTTAAAGGAAAAATTTGAAGAAAGCAAGGGGTGTTGGCCAGAGGAGCTACATAGGGTTTTATGGTTCTATAACACCACACCTCGAACCATAACAGGTGAATCTCCTTTCACACTCACTTACGGGTGTGAGGCAATGGTAACTGTAGAGATTGGAGCAGGTTCATTCAGGAGAGAGAATTATGATTTAAACAACAATGAGATTAATCATCGTTTGTATCTGGATTTGTTGGAAGAAGTACGTGAGAATTCACAGCTGAAGCTGGCAGCTTATCAGCAACGTACAATGAAATATTTTGATAAGAAGGTTCGAGCTCGACCTTTAAGGGTTGGGGACTTGGTGTTAAGAAGGATGATGCCAAATATGAGGACTCCTGGACATGGTGTCTTTGGTGCTAATGGGAAGGTCCCTACACCATCAAGACAGTTCTGTGGGAAGGAACGTACCACTTGA